From Leptospira sp. WS58.C1, one genomic window encodes:
- a CDS encoding STAS domain-containing protein gives MKELIVNLQGKLDSLLGNTFREKTDPLFRSEPHKILLDARDLQVWDENGLLSLKNSSLAHLNSRYAACGLSESLMGDWNRLGLREKIPYFKTREEAKQYLVSGQNSVPSFEPNESTTACPACLQILRVQGKGNYRCPSCSHTFYLTADYRTASYEKLF, from the coding sequence GTGAAAGAATTGATCGTCAATTTACAAGGCAAACTGGATTCCTTACTCGGAAACACTTTCCGAGAAAAAACGGATCCTTTATTTCGAAGTGAGCCTCATAAAATTCTTTTGGACGCCAGAGACCTCCAAGTCTGGGACGAGAACGGTTTACTTTCTCTCAAAAACTCTTCTCTGGCTCATTTGAATTCCCGATATGCAGCCTGCGGATTGTCGGAAAGTCTTATGGGCGATTGGAATCGTCTGGGACTTCGAGAAAAAATCCCGTATTTCAAAACAAGAGAAGAAGCAAAACAATATCTAGTTTCCGGCCAAAATTCGGTACCGAGTTTCGAACCTAACGAGAGCACTACGGCTTGTCCCGCTTGTCTCCAGATCCTGAGAGTGCAGGGTAAAGGAAACTATCGTTGCCCTTCCTGTTCGCATACTTTCTATCTGACTGCAGACTATAGAACGGCTAGTTACGAGAAGTTATTCTAA
- the recD gene encoding exodeoxyribonuclease V subunit alpha, with protein sequence MKEESLETILDREYASFLTKEFSAFAKGIPYEVLFAWNLSLVQAAKIGNLTVPFSEKVPISDLLFKKRDNLLYFTKIYRQLTSVEEGFKNLLKTGPTTKPEKIQEVLEELTVSNPLSIKRGGKEYILCGEGEQKEALEKALKFPFFVLTGGPGTGKTTVVANVIRGLLRLGYDLKQIGLAAPTGRAAQRLKESLENTISNLRTKNRLDDSISEIPTSTLHRLLEYNPRKRNYKYGINFPLPYRVIILDEVSMVDLHMMYRLMEALSFGSENFRFILLGDPNQLPSVEAGAVLSDLVKSLKRINSENLIELKISHRQEEEFSSISKAAELCVRENISLSEFQENLPKTSHLDTIFFNSAHGFYQTRLDYKKSLPKKGQPLEARDQTLAGNQNFGTGYKKEWKEFLKRTAEEKILPIFSKLPDPNSPQELKEYLNKDLNRFKILTILRNGIFGSDYINKELAEMILHHKKGKLVQIGTKTYFSGLPILITKNDRVRGVYNGDTGLVLEVQTPNGGIELRALFYIEGEIRDFALDTLPPHEPAFAITVHKSQGSEYDSVFIIYPPDPSDIDTDEVSLELFKKEILYTAITRAKRSAFLISEEKLLEYSLRNRFERLTGFKLE encoded by the coding sequence CACCAAGGAATTTTCCGCATTTGCAAAAGGAATTCCATACGAGGTTTTATTCGCATGGAATCTTTCCCTTGTCCAAGCCGCCAAGATCGGCAATCTCACCGTACCTTTTTCCGAAAAAGTTCCTATCTCCGATCTATTATTCAAAAAACGAGATAATCTATTATATTTTACTAAAATATACCGCCAGCTAACTTCGGTGGAGGAAGGTTTTAAAAACCTACTTAAGACCGGTCCCACAACAAAACCTGAAAAAATCCAGGAAGTTTTAGAAGAACTTACCGTTTCTAATCCTCTTTCCATTAAAAGAGGCGGTAAAGAGTACATTCTTTGCGGAGAAGGCGAGCAAAAAGAGGCCTTAGAAAAAGCCCTTAAATTTCCGTTTTTTGTTCTTACAGGCGGGCCAGGCACCGGAAAAACCACAGTGGTGGCTAATGTGATCCGTGGGCTTTTACGTTTAGGCTATGATCTAAAGCAGATCGGACTTGCGGCTCCAACGGGAAGGGCCGCTCAAAGATTAAAAGAATCCTTGGAAAATACGATCTCGAATTTACGCACAAAAAACAGGTTGGATGATTCCATCTCCGAGATCCCCACTTCCACTTTACATAGACTTTTAGAATACAATCCTAGAAAAAGAAATTATAAATACGGAATAAATTTCCCTCTCCCCTATCGAGTCATCATCTTGGACGAGGTATCCATGGTGGATCTCCATATGATGTATAGATTGATGGAAGCCTTATCTTTCGGTTCCGAAAATTTTAGATTTATACTTTTAGGGGACCCGAACCAATTGCCAAGCGTAGAAGCAGGCGCGGTATTATCCGACTTAGTTAAATCCTTAAAAAGAATAAATTCTGAAAATCTAATAGAACTTAAAATAAGCCACAGGCAGGAAGAAGAATTTTCTTCTATTTCCAAAGCGGCAGAACTTTGTGTAAGGGAAAATATTTCTCTATCCGAATTCCAAGAAAATCTTCCGAAAACATCGCATCTAGATACTATCTTTTTTAATTCCGCACACGGTTTTTATCAAACCCGATTGGATTATAAGAAGAGCCTGCCCAAGAAGGGGCAGCCTCTTGAAGCCCGTGACCAAACACTTGCAGGGAACCAAAATTTTGGAACGGGCTATAAAAAAGAATGGAAGGAATTTTTAAAAAGAACCGCGGAAGAAAAGATACTGCCTATATTTTCTAAACTACCCGATCCGAATTCTCCTCAGGAATTAAAAGAGTATTTGAATAAGGATCTAAATCGATTTAAGATACTAACTATTCTTAGAAACGGGATTTTTGGAAGCGATTACATCAATAAAGAATTAGCGGAAATGATTCTTCATCATAAAAAGGGAAAGTTAGTCCAGATTGGGACCAAAACGTATTTTTCGGGACTTCCGATCCTCATCACAAAAAACGATCGAGTGAGAGGAGTTTATAATGGGGATACCGGATTGGTTTTAGAAGTCCAAACTCCGAACGGTGGAATTGAACTCAGGGCATTATTCTATATAGAAGGAGAGATCAGGGACTTTGCTTTAGACACCCTTCCTCCTCACGAACCTGCATTTGCGATCACTGTACATAAATCCCAGGGTTCCGAATATGATTCCGTTTTTATCATTTATCCACCGGATCCTTCCGACATAGATACCGACGAAGTTTCCCTAGAACTATTCAAAAAAGAGATCTTATATACTGCGATCACCCGGGCAAAACGATCCGCGTTTTTGATTTCGGAAGAAAAACTTTTAGAATATTCTCTCCGAAACCGTTTCGAAAGATTGACCGGTTTTAAACTAGAGTAA
- a CDS encoding adenylate/guanylate cyclase domain-containing protein encodes MGTQTSDKRGFGQKILDLTLVLPRLFYSGIRAKLAWFTGSLIVLTILILSFIYVRQQTEILTESYDREAAISRKYISSLVLELDNISQSLIRIEEFRDRVSKQTEALKKYKTTKTVVQENKVSFFGIKTSLFGALGKNRVRKTLDTYYSAYLSKDEIQILEKNIRIQLQHGGEEVVSDKEFARLQGMAKKFVFADREAGLVRKRLGELKENQEKPDLTEISAAEEELRKKSLLARKLRSELDEKIVSILAESKKRKIKELGLDTGRFRIQTFPVSGIITGEASEPTLDTKIFDSESSLNQAPMEENLEDGLKSALNSLLEGAGVLGEIRPTSFQQNGLELQALYSPHFRNPASTERAKLLESRRATLGPWNNYLKEEQEILSELSKIPPVLETRLKELKEKKPPIPPFKDKEFKKQYAQYAALVRKRNLLYATYLRNNPPKEEEELEVESFGSIRDSALEDQILLRFRPDGSDYAKSVQSEEGKEIFQKRWNAVREWIYSGESETPTAKLKALFPDGIIGNSRTEAEQILWKLDVTPLISEVSDDLPTVVLASNFSGVIRTVVDRTEGLESIRRNRDRAVLSALGICGFSIFLAVFISGFVVTKIKRLIRNAEQVGRGDLNVEFEQGGSDEFGNLSVALNQMVTGLREREKIKGILGSMIDPVVIGEAMKDLAALKRGTEKRVTAFFSDVAGFSNISEKLSSVELSELLNEYLSAMTLILKDHDGVLDKYIGDAIVGIFNAPVDVEGHCLKATRASIKMLEKLEELRAGWKKAQKYIPDARDMQIRIGLNTGLAKVGFMGTDALASYTMMGDTVNLAARLEAAGKDYGVSILVSDSVHSEIKDSIFTRKLDLVRVKGKNDPVILYEAISELKGVASAKKEIVGLYEEGLTLYLDRKWDAAIKKFKESEKAKGKDDKAVHLLVERCNEYKKTPPPASWDGVYTRDHK; translated from the coding sequence ATGGGTACACAGACTTCTGACAAACGGGGTTTCGGACAAAAAATCCTAGATCTTACTCTAGTTCTTCCGAGACTATTTTATTCCGGAATTCGGGCAAAACTCGCTTGGTTTACCGGAAGTCTGATCGTTCTAACGATTCTCATTCTTTCCTTCATTTATGTGAGGCAACAAACAGAGATCCTCACGGAAAGTTATGATAGGGAAGCCGCCATTTCCAGAAAGTATATTTCTTCTCTCGTTTTGGAATTGGATAATATTTCCCAAAGTTTGATCCGGATCGAGGAATTCCGGGACCGGGTCAGTAAACAAACGGAAGCATTAAAAAAATATAAAACAACTAAGACCGTAGTCCAGGAAAACAAGGTCTCCTTTTTCGGGATCAAGACCAGTTTGTTCGGAGCTTTAGGAAAGAATAGGGTCCGTAAAACTTTGGACACGTACTATTCCGCTTATCTTTCTAAAGATGAGATCCAAATCCTGGAAAAAAACATCCGTATTCAGCTTCAGCATGGTGGAGAAGAAGTCGTCAGCGATAAGGAATTTGCCCGCTTGCAAGGTATGGCAAAAAAATTCGTCTTTGCCGATAGAGAAGCGGGACTTGTTCGAAAACGTTTAGGCGAGTTAAAAGAAAATCAGGAAAAACCGGATCTAACGGAGATCTCAGCTGCGGAAGAAGAACTTCGCAAAAAATCACTTCTGGCAAGAAAACTCAGATCCGAACTGGATGAGAAGATTGTGAGCATTCTTGCAGAATCTAAAAAGAGAAAAATTAAAGAATTGGGATTGGACACCGGTAGGTTTAGGATCCAAACATTTCCAGTTTCAGGAATTATTACGGGAGAAGCGTCCGAGCCAACATTAGATACTAAAATTTTCGATTCAGAATCTTCTCTCAACCAAGCCCCTATGGAAGAGAATTTGGAAGACGGTTTAAAGTCGGCGCTCAATTCACTTCTGGAAGGTGCAGGAGTATTAGGAGAGATCCGTCCTACGTCTTTCCAGCAGAATGGTTTGGAATTGCAGGCCTTATATTCTCCTCATTTTAGAAATCCTGCATCTACGGAAAGAGCCAAATTATTAGAGTCCAGAAGAGCCACCCTAGGACCTTGGAATAATTATTTAAAGGAAGAACAGGAAATTCTATCAGAACTTTCTAAAATACCTCCTGTCTTAGAAACCAGGCTGAAGGAATTGAAGGAAAAAAAACCTCCGATCCCTCCATTCAAAGATAAAGAATTTAAGAAACAGTATGCTCAATATGCTGCCTTGGTTCGAAAAAGAAATTTATTATACGCCACATATCTGCGAAACAATCCTCCAAAAGAAGAAGAGGAACTTGAAGTAGAGTCCTTCGGTTCTATCAGAGACTCGGCTTTAGAGGATCAGATCTTACTCAGATTCAGACCGGACGGTTCCGACTACGCTAAATCGGTGCAATCGGAAGAAGGAAAAGAAATTTTCCAAAAACGTTGGAACGCCGTCAGGGAATGGATCTATTCGGGAGAAAGTGAAACCCCGACCGCAAAATTAAAAGCGCTCTTTCCGGATGGGATTATAGGGAATAGTAGAACGGAAGCAGAACAAATCCTTTGGAAATTGGACGTTACACCTTTAATTTCAGAAGTTTCCGACGATCTTCCTACGGTTGTGCTGGCCTCCAATTTTTCGGGAGTGATCCGGACTGTAGTGGATAGAACGGAAGGTTTGGAATCCATTCGCCGCAATAGGGATAGAGCAGTACTTTCCGCATTGGGGATCTGCGGGTTTTCCATTTTCTTAGCGGTGTTTATCTCAGGTTTTGTGGTCACAAAGATCAAACGTCTCATTCGAAATGCGGAACAAGTAGGTAGAGGAGATTTGAACGTCGAATTCGAGCAGGGCGGAAGCGATGAATTCGGAAATCTTTCCGTCGCACTCAATCAAATGGTGACCGGTCTTCGAGAAAGAGAGAAGATCAAGGGTATCCTCGGAAGTATGATCGACCCTGTGGTGATCGGTGAGGCGATGAAAGATCTAGCCGCCCTCAAAAGAGGTACCGAAAAAAGAGTGACCGCATTCTTCTCCGATGTAGCAGGATTTTCTAATATTAGCGAAAAGTTAAGTTCCGTGGAATTGTCGGAACTTCTAAACGAATATCTCTCCGCTATGACATTGATCCTAAAGGACCATGACGGAGTTTTGGATAAGTACATCGGGGATGCGATCGTGGGGATTTTTAACGCACCGGTGGATGTGGAAGGTCATTGTTTAAAAGCGACCCGCGCTTCCATCAAAATGTTGGAAAAACTGGAAGAGTTACGAGCCGGATGGAAGAAAGCCCAAAAATATATTCCGGATGCAAGAGATATGCAGATCCGTATCGGTCTGAATACCGGGCTTGCTAAAGTTGGATTTATGGGAACGGATGCACTCGCATCTTATACAATGATGGGAGACACGGTAAACCTCGCCGCCCGTTTGGAAGCTGCAGGTAAAGATTACGGAGTTTCCATCTTGGTTTCGGATTCAGTCCATTCTGAAATTAAGGATTCTATTTTTACAAGAAAACTAGATTTAGTCCGGGTGAAAGGGAAGAACGACCCTGTGATCCTTTACGAAGCAATCTCAGAATTGAAAGGTGTCGCTTCCGCCAAAAAAGAAATCGTCGGCTTATACGAAGAAGGTTTAACGTTATATTTGGACCGTAAATGGGATGCTGCCATTAAGAAGTTTAAAGAATCCGAAAAAGCAAAAGGTAAGGATGATAAAGCGGTCCATTTACTCGTAGAAAGATGTAATGAGTACAAAAAAACCCCACCGCCTGCTTCTTGGGACGGGGTGTATACGAGAGATCATAAATGA
- a CDS encoding polysaccharide biosynthesis protein translates to MGQWNRRSLLFPLDLSFIILSYFLAHLIRFESTVFLQEPNDFYIPLLIVVVCRSLVFLFSNIYRSIWAYASIHDLVEIIKTTVLSSLISNTALLFYNGFEHLSRMIPVIDTLLLLGFLCIRSLSWRLVRDQYILRKKQGDGIPTLILGAGKTGATLLTELRRHNDLNLLPLGLLDDDESKIGAHIQGVPVLGKIDQAEFLIRSLEIKKVLIAFSNPDGKQIGKLIKSFESENVDFKILPSLGSLFFDPPKVQQLREIRVEDVLGRPVVDLEIESIRSYIAGKTVLITGAGGSIGSELCRQVAVFHPAKMILLDSAETPLYEIDYELRKVFKDSGIQFRAVIADIKNPLRIGSVFESDRPQVVFHSAAYKHVPMMEINPSEAVLNNVLGTKNLADISRHYGTERFVLISTDKAVNPVNIMGASKRVAELYLQAISPGTKTKFITVRFGNVLGSSGSVIPRFREQISNGGPVTVTHPDIIRYFMTIPEATQLVLQAAAMGEKEEIFLLEMGEPIRILNLAEDMIRLSGFRPYTDIPIVFTGLRPGEKLFEELLLDLEGIKKTHHPKIRIAAPLEEGDPSSFQARFNALLEAAKSDREEEIFSSFKALVPEYKIHKEYISEETSRKLKNDG, encoded by the coding sequence ATGGGTCAATGGAATCGTCGAAGCCTTCTTTTCCCTTTGGATTTAAGCTTCATCATCCTCTCCTATTTTTTAGCCCACCTGATCCGTTTTGAATCTACCGTATTTTTACAAGAGCCGAACGACTTTTATATTCCTCTACTCATCGTAGTAGTTTGTCGTTCTCTAGTATTTTTATTTTCGAATATATACAGATCGATTTGGGCCTACGCTTCCATTCACGACTTAGTTGAAATCATCAAGACCACTGTACTTTCCTCTCTCATCTCGAATACCGCACTTTTATTCTACAACGGATTCGAACATCTTTCCAGAATGATCCCTGTTATAGATACACTTCTTCTTCTGGGGTTTTTGTGTATTCGCAGCCTTTCTTGGAGACTGGTGAGAGATCAGTACATTCTGCGTAAAAAACAAGGGGATGGAATTCCTACATTAATCCTAGGCGCCGGAAAAACGGGAGCTACACTTCTCACTGAATTAAGAAGGCATAATGATCTAAATCTGCTTCCCCTAGGACTTTTGGATGACGATGAATCCAAAATAGGAGCTCATATCCAAGGTGTGCCGGTACTTGGAAAAATCGATCAGGCGGAGTTTTTGATCCGTTCTCTGGAAATCAAAAAAGTTCTCATCGCATTCAGTAATCCCGATGGGAAACAGATCGGTAAACTGATCAAAAGTTTCGAATCGGAGAATGTGGATTTTAAGATCCTTCCCTCTTTGGGTTCTCTATTTTTTGATCCGCCCAAAGTACAACAATTAAGAGAGATTCGGGTGGAAGACGTACTCGGTCGTCCGGTTGTAGACCTAGAAATAGAGTCCATCCGCTCCTATATCGCAGGTAAAACCGTGCTAATCACGGGAGCCGGCGGTTCCATCGGTAGCGAATTATGCAGACAGGTTGCGGTATTTCATCCTGCAAAAATGATCCTACTGGATTCCGCAGAAACTCCTCTCTACGAAATAGACTACGAACTCAGAAAAGTTTTTAAAGACAGCGGGATACAATTCAGGGCGGTAATCGCAGATATTAAGAATCCGCTGAGAATAGGCTCCGTTTTCGAATCGGATCGGCCTCAAGTCGTTTTCCATTCCGCAGCTTACAAACATGTGCCCATGATGGAGATCAATCCGTCCGAAGCGGTTTTAAATAATGTACTCGGGACTAAGAATTTAGCTGATATTTCTAGACATTACGGCACCGAACGTTTTGTTTTGATTTCCACGGACAAAGCGGTCAATCCGGTAAACATAATGGGCGCTTCCAAAAGAGTTGCCGAGTTATATCTGCAAGCGATTTCCCCGGGAACAAAAACCAAATTTATTACCGTGAGGTTCGGTAACGTGTTAGGTTCCAGCGGTTCGGTCATTCCTAGATTTAGAGAACAGATCAGCAATGGTGGTCCGGTGACGGTGACCCATCCTGATATTATCCGCTATTTTATGACAATACCGGAAGCGACACAATTGGTCTTACAAGCCGCAGCTATGGGGGAGAAGGAAGAAATTTTTCTTCTAGAAATGGGAGAACCGATCCGCATCCTCAATCTTGCGGAAGATATGATCCGACTTTCGGGTTTCAGGCCATATACGGATATTCCGATCGTGTTCACCGGTTTAAGACCTGGCGAAAAACTCTTCGAAGAACTGCTGTTAGACCTAGAAGGGATCAAAAAAACACATCATCCTAAAATCAGGATTGCAGCCCCTTTAGAGGAAGGAGATCCTAGCAGCTTCCAGGCCAGATTTAACGCGTTACTAGAAGCGGCGAAATCGGACCGAGAAGAGGAAATTTTCTCTTCTTTTAAAGCGTTAGTTCCTGAGTATAAAATACACAAAGAATATATCAGCGAGGAGACCTCGCGTAAGTTGAAAAACGATGGATAG